A genomic stretch from Desulfolutivibrio sulfodismutans DSM 3696 includes:
- a CDS encoding D-serine ammonia-lyase, translated as MERDMEKRLRQARPFFWENPARRPVAACGEVLAVHAPGVAAARERFTRFAPLLADLFPELRAVGGVIASQLLPIPGLADVWRDPEGNAAFSPERLFLKGDHDLPVAGSVKARGGVHAVLCVAERLALAQGLVSSPQDDYRRLAEAKARTFFAGHRLSVGSTGNLGLSIGVMGRALGLGVDVHMSREAREWKKKRLRDVGARVVEHASDYSAACAVARAEAQGRDDLHFIDDENSLDLFYGYAVAAGELAAQLTAAGLSPSPERPVSLYLPCGVGGAPGGIALGARLLWGDAAVISFVEPVQAPCFLYGLASGRHEAASVAELGLTLATEADGLAVGRPSRFVGRLMEPLLDACVTVADAGLLRHLAALYAAHGIEVEPSAAAGLAGMEVVCGDPDGWRFVRDRKAASGVLVAWATGGRLVPEAEHAAFRTKAAGLAG; from the coding sequence ATGGAACGCGACATGGAGAAACGGCTGCGCCAGGCCCGCCCCTTTTTCTGGGAGAATCCCGCCCGGCGGCCTGTGGCCGCCTGCGGGGAAGTCCTTGCGGTCCATGCCCCGGGCGTGGCGGCGGCCCGGGAGCGGTTTACGCGCTTTGCGCCCCTTCTGGCCGATCTTTTTCCTGAACTTCGCGCCGTTGGCGGTGTCATCGCCTCCCAGCTCCTCCCCATCCCCGGCCTGGCGGACGTGTGGCGCGACCCGGAGGGGAATGCGGCCTTTTCGCCGGAGCGCCTTTTTCTCAAGGGCGACCATGACCTGCCCGTGGCCGGATCGGTCAAGGCCCGGGGCGGCGTGCATGCGGTCCTGTGCGTGGCCGAGCGGCTGGCCCTGGCCCAGGGGCTTGTTTCGTCGCCGCAGGACGACTACCGGCGGCTGGCCGAGGCGAAGGCCAGGACGTTTTTCGCCGGGCATCGGTTGAGCGTGGGCAGCACGGGCAACCTGGGCCTGTCCATCGGCGTCATGGGCCGGGCTCTGGGGCTTGGCGTGGACGTGCATATGTCCCGGGAGGCCCGGGAATGGAAAAAGAAGCGGCTGCGGGACGTGGGGGCGCGGGTGGTGGAGCACGCCAGCGACTATTCGGCGGCCTGTGCCGTGGCCCGGGCCGAGGCGCAGGGCCGCGACGACCTGCATTTCATCGACGACGAGAACTCTTTGGATCTTTTCTACGGCTATGCCGTGGCCGCCGGGGAACTGGCGGCGCAGCTTACGGCGGCGGGACTGTCGCCGTCTCCCGAGCGCCCGGTGAGCCTGTATCTGCCCTGCGGGGTGGGCGGCGCGCCCGGCGGAATTGCGCTTGGGGCGAGGCTTTTGTGGGGCGACGCGGCCGTGATCTCTTTTGTCGAGCCCGTTCAGGCTCCATGTTTTCTCTATGGTCTGGCCAGCGGCCGCCACGAGGCGGCCAGTGTGGCCGAGCTTGGCCTGACGCTTGCCACCGAGGCCGACGGGTTGGCCGTGGGGAGACCGTCGCGCTTCGTGGGGCGGCTCATGGAACCCTTGCTGGACGCCTGTGTGACGGTGGCCGACGCCGGTCTATTGCGCCATCTGGCGGCGTTGTACGCGGCGCACGGCATCGAGGTGGAACCTTCGGCGGCGGCGGGACTGGCCGGGATGGAGGTCGTGTGCGGCGACCCGGACGGCTGGCGGTTTGTGCGCGACCGTAAGGCGGCCTCGGGCGTGCTGGTGGCCTGGGCCACGGGCGGGCGGCTGGTTCCGGAGGCGGAGCATGCCGCGTTTCGGACGAAGGCGGCCGGGCTGGCCGGATAA
- a CDS encoding type II toxin-antitoxin system HicA family toxin, with translation MSQWPSIKSARLLAALLRLGWSEKRRSGSHRTLQRDGWPDVVFAFHDTEEIGPRMVARIAKKTGLSPNDLQ, from the coding sequence ATGAGCCAGTGGCCGTCCATCAAATCCGCCAGACTGCTCGCCGCGCTGCTGCGGCTTGGCTGGAGCGAAAAGCGCCGCAGCGGTTCGCACCGGACGCTGCAACGCGACGGCTGGCCGGATGTCGTCTTTGCCTTCCATGACACCGAAGAAATCGGCCCCCGCATGGTGGCCCGGATAGCCAAAAAGACCGGCCTTTCTCCAAACGACCTTCAATAG
- a CDS encoding adenylyl-sulfate kinase: protein MNTGAAIWFTGLPGSGKSSVARAVAKALETAGRPVTLLSMDVRRKVYFPVPAYTEDERESAYLMFAGDAAGLVREGRVVIMDATGNRKRWRDRARALIPRFAEVFVSCPVSVAMAREASRPEGLVMAGLYAKALARKATGEEVPGLGEVVGVDVPFEDDPAAECVVDAATLSVDQARDAVLRFLDGWL, encoded by the coding sequence ATGAACACCGGTGCGGCGATATGGTTCACGGGACTTCCGGGGTCGGGCAAAAGCAGCGTGGCCAGGGCCGTGGCCAAGGCCCTGGAAACGGCCGGGAGGCCGGTGACGCTTTTGTCCATGGATGTCCGGCGCAAGGTCTATTTTCCCGTCCCGGCCTATACCGAAGACGAGCGTGAGTCGGCCTACCTGATGTTTGCCGGGGACGCGGCCGGGCTGGTGCGCGAGGGCCGGGTGGTGATCATGGACGCCACGGGCAACCGCAAGCGGTGGCGCGACAGGGCCCGGGCGTTGATCCCCCGGTTTGCCGAGGTGTTCGTGTCCTGTCCGGTTTCGGTGGCCATGGCCCGGGAGGCGTCCCGGCCCGAAGGGCTGGTCATGGCCGGTCTGTACGCCAAGGCCCTGGCCCGCAAGGCCACGGGGGAAGAGGTTCCGGGGCTGGGGGAGGTCGTCGGGGTGGACGTGCCCTTCGAGGACGACCCGGCCGCCGAATGCGTGGTGGACGCGGCCACTTTGAGCGTCGATCAGGCCCGGGACGCGGTGTTGCGGTTTCTGGACGGGTGGCTATAA
- a CDS encoding tRNA-binding protein translates to MQEEAKEAAGPLSYDEFLRVDMRVGRILTAEPLPKARIPAYKLTVDLGPLGVKSSSARITALYSAEELPGRRVVAVVNFPPRRIAGFVSEVLVMGVDDAEGRVALLAPDGDVPLGSRVY, encoded by the coding sequence ATGCAGGAGGAGGCAAAGGAGGCGGCCGGGCCGCTTTCCTACGACGAATTTTTACGGGTGGACATGCGGGTGGGGCGCATCCTGACCGCCGAGCCGCTGCCAAAGGCCAGGATTCCGGCCTACAAACTGACGGTCGATCTGGGGCCGTTGGGTGTGAAATCGAGCAGCGCCCGGATCACCGCCCTGTATTCGGCCGAGGAACTGCCGGGGAGGCGGGTGGTGGCGGTGGTGAACTTTCCGCCCAGGCGCATCGCGGGGTTTGTGTCCGAGGTGCTGGTCATGGGCGTGGATGATGCCGAGGGCCGGGTGGCGCTCCTTGCGCCTGATGGCGACGTGCCGCTGGGGTCGCGGGTCTATTGA
- a CDS encoding type II toxin-antitoxin system HicB family antitoxin, whose protein sequence is MQLTMEYEQETDGRWLAEITELPGVMAYGPTQTEAIARVKALALRVIAEQLEHGEHVPNTDTISFAAA, encoded by the coding sequence ATGCAATTGACCATGGAATACGAACAAGAGACGGATGGCCGGTGGCTGGCGGAGATCACGGAGCTTCCCGGCGTCATGGCCTATGGGCCGACGCAGACCGAGGCCATTGCCAGGGTCAAGGCCCTGGCTTTGCGGGTCATAGCCGAACAGCTGGAACATGGTGAACATGTTCCCAATACCGACACCATTTCCTTCGCCGCCGCATGA